In one window of Jatrophihabitans endophyticus DNA:
- a CDS encoding TetR/AcrR family transcriptional regulator — protein sequence MPESSAPALRADAARNRDQVLAVATRVFGTADREPSMRAIAREAGVGIGTLYRHFPTRESLVDAVYRDQVVRLTSGADELLAELSPSAALRRWMDLFGDWIATKNGMLDTLLTMIESGEIAHDRTRTELHSAVERILRAGRTTGEFGVDVTAEDVAASLIGVFTVAPLPDHRARAHRLLDIVSNGLRPPPPG from the coding sequence TTGCCCGAGTCGTCGGCGCCCGCGTTGCGCGCGGACGCAGCCCGCAACCGTGACCAGGTGCTCGCCGTGGCGACACGGGTGTTCGGCACCGCCGACCGGGAGCCCTCGATGCGCGCGATCGCACGCGAGGCCGGCGTCGGTATCGGCACGCTCTACCGGCACTTCCCCACGCGCGAGTCGCTCGTCGACGCGGTGTACCGCGACCAGGTCGTCCGCCTGACCAGCGGCGCCGACGAGCTGCTGGCCGAGCTGTCCCCCAGCGCGGCGCTGCGTCGCTGGATGGACCTGTTCGGGGACTGGATCGCGACCAAGAACGGGATGCTCGACACCCTGTTGACCATGATCGAGTCCGGCGAGATCGCCCACGACCGGACGCGGACCGAACTCCACTCGGCGGTCGAGCGGATCCTGCGGGCGGGCCGCACGACGGGCGAGTTCGGTGTGGACGTCACCGCCGAGGACGTCGCGGCGAGCCTCATCGGCGTCTTCACCGTTGCGCCACTGCCCGATCACCGTGCCCGCGCGCACCGCCTGCTGGACATCGTGAGCAACGGCCTGCGACCGCCACCACCAGGATAG
- the arr gene encoding NAD(+)--rifampin ADP-ribosyltransferase has translation MTAPLDEGPFFHGTIAQLGTGDLLTAGRASNYRPEIVMNHVYFTALLSGAGLAAEIAAELAPRDAVPRVYVVTPTGPYENDPNVTDKKFPGNPTRSYRSSAPLRIVDETADWPRLTPEQLQTWRERLTALLSSEHAEIIN, from the coding sequence GTGACCGCACCGCTCGACGAGGGGCCGTTCTTCCACGGCACGATCGCGCAGCTGGGCACGGGTGACCTGCTCACCGCGGGCCGCGCGTCGAACTACCGTCCCGAGATCGTGATGAACCACGTCTACTTCACCGCCCTGCTCAGCGGTGCCGGCCTCGCCGCCGAGATCGCGGCCGAGCTCGCGCCGCGCGACGCGGTCCCGCGGGTCTATGTCGTCACGCCGACGGGTCCGTACGAGAACGACCCGAACGTGACCGACAAGAAGTTCCCCGGCAACCCCACCCGGTCCTACCGCAGCAGCGCGCCATTGCGGATCGTCGACGAGACCGCCGACTGGCCGCGGTTGACGCCCGAACAGCTGCAGACGTGGCGGGAACGACTCACGGCTCTGCTGTCGAGCGAGCACGCCGAGATCATCAACTGA
- a CDS encoding GNAT family N-acetyltransferase, with protein MTRDETGALQALLDAAADYTRDALGRPPRPGDAVAVLDGRPDGVSPIDKFAFGSWHDSELVAFADVVRGYPAADVAYLGLLVVHPNHRRRGVARTFHDDLVMCLRSWDEIARVRLSIVATNAVTAEPFWSALGYAPTGESRPIRRDDGVATTVAFWERAVDRRAR; from the coding sequence GTGACCCGGGACGAGACCGGCGCGTTGCAAGCGCTGCTCGACGCCGCCGCGGACTACACCCGGGACGCACTGGGTCGACCGCCCCGCCCGGGTGACGCCGTCGCCGTGCTCGACGGTCGACCCGACGGGGTGTCGCCGATCGACAAGTTCGCGTTCGGGTCGTGGCACGACAGCGAGCTCGTGGCGTTCGCCGACGTCGTTCGCGGCTACCCGGCCGCCGACGTGGCGTACCTCGGCCTGCTGGTCGTTCACCCGAACCACCGCCGACGCGGCGTCGCCCGCACGTTCCACGACGACCTGGTGATGTGTCTGCGCAGCTGGGACGAGATCGCACGGGTACGCCTCAGCATCGTCGCCACCAATGCCGTCACCGCCGAGCCGTTCTGGTCCGCGCTCGGCTACGCGCCGACCGGTGAGTCGCGTCCGATCCGCCGAGACGACGGCGTGGCCACCACCGTCGCGTTCTGGGAACGCGCCGTCGACCGGCGCGCTCGCTGA
- a CDS encoding EamA family transporter, protein MAGPGSRDTATGSALAVVSVLSVQFGAAVAASLFDRIGALGAVALRLTAASLVLVTLTRPWRRVRTRADLEAAFVFGAVFAGMHTTLYLAIERLPLATVVTLEFLGPLGVAIVTARSWTTRVWALPAAVGVALLAGVLPGGDPRGGDLLGVGFALSTACCWAGYIVLSGRLGRSGTGPAGLAVGCAAGAVVMLPVGAATAGADLLQPQALAVGLAVGVLSSAIPYSLDLLALRRLPTAVFGVLTSLNPAVAALAGFVLLVQTPSRTQLGGIALVTLASGGVTIGRTVRTATARRAVRRRPLPHAGPESRRSPNATRLGRASL, encoded by the coding sequence ATGGCCGGCCCAGGATCGCGAGACACGGCGACGGGGTCCGCCCTCGCCGTCGTCAGCGTGTTGTCGGTGCAGTTCGGCGCCGCCGTCGCCGCCTCGCTGTTCGACCGCATCGGCGCGCTCGGCGCCGTCGCCCTGCGGCTCACGGCCGCGTCCCTGGTGCTGGTCACGCTCACCCGGCCGTGGCGACGCGTACGCACCCGCGCCGACCTCGAGGCGGCGTTCGTCTTCGGTGCCGTCTTCGCCGGCATGCACACCACGCTCTACCTCGCGATCGAACGGCTGCCGCTGGCAACCGTCGTCACGCTCGAGTTCCTCGGTCCGCTCGGCGTCGCCATCGTGACCGCCCGGTCGTGGACGACGCGGGTCTGGGCGCTCCCGGCGGCGGTCGGGGTCGCCCTGCTCGCCGGCGTCCTGCCCGGCGGCGATCCGCGCGGCGGCGATCTGCTCGGCGTCGGGTTCGCGTTGTCGACCGCATGCTGCTGGGCCGGCTACATCGTGCTGAGTGGGCGACTCGGCCGCAGCGGCACCGGCCCGGCGGGCCTGGCGGTGGGGTGCGCAGCCGGTGCGGTGGTGATGCTTCCCGTCGGCGCCGCCACCGCGGGCGCCGACCTGCTGCAACCCCAGGCCCTCGCCGTCGGTCTCGCCGTGGGCGTCCTGTCCAGCGCCATTCCCTACAGCCTGGACCTCCTCGCGCTACGGCGGCTGCCCACGGCGGTCTTCGGCGTGCTCACCAGCCTCAACCCCGCCGTCGCCGCGCTGGCCGGCTTCGTCCTGCTCGTCCAGACGCCGTCACGGACTCAGCTCGGCGGCATCGCCTTGGTCACGCTGGCCAGCGGCGGGGTCACGATCGGTCGAACCGTCCGCACCGCCACGGCGCGCCGCGCAGTCCGACGAAGGCCGCTGCCGCACGCCGGCCCCGAGTCGCGACGATCGCCGAACGCGACCCGGCTGGGCCGAGCGTCTCTATAG
- a CDS encoding 2'-5' RNA ligase family protein: protein MRSLVVTVRLDDETQQRFERERARWFPAGRTQVGAHVTLFHAVPGELRDDVETDLHDVTGPPFDVAVTGVRSLGRGAAYVLHSDELTRRHATLQRAWWPHLTRQDRQPFRAHVTVQNKVDPATARRTVAELQAAFAPFPVAALGWSLWRYDGGPWTHLIDVPFR, encoded by the coding sequence GTGAGATCGCTCGTCGTCACGGTGCGGCTCGACGACGAGACGCAGCAGCGCTTCGAGCGCGAACGCGCCCGCTGGTTCCCGGCGGGACGAACACAGGTGGGCGCACACGTCACGCTGTTCCACGCCGTACCCGGCGAGCTCCGCGACGACGTCGAGACGGACCTGCACGACGTCACCGGTCCCCCGTTCGACGTCGCGGTGACCGGCGTGCGTTCGCTGGGGCGGGGCGCGGCGTACGTTCTGCACTCCGACGAGCTGACCCGGCGGCACGCGACCCTGCAGCGCGCGTGGTGGCCCCACCTGACCCGCCAGGACCGGCAGCCGTTCCGCGCCCACGTCACCGTGCAGAACAAGGTCGACCCGGCGACCGCCCGTCGCACCGTCGCCGAGCTGCAGGCCGCGTTCGCGCCCTTCCCCGTCGCGGCGCTCGGCTGGTCGCTGTGGCGCTACGACGGCGGTCCGTGGACGCACCTGATCGACGTCCCCTTCCGCTGA
- a CDS encoding ECF-type sigma factor yields the protein MLTNGGRQMSQDLAALMTTFMDDDDPQAALRCAADLRRVMERREAVVVRRARVSGLAWAEIAACLGVSKQAVHRKYAGSRLAGGHS from the coding sequence ATGTTGACGAACGGTGGACGGCAGATGAGTCAGGACTTGGCGGCGCTCATGACCACTTTCATGGATGACGATGACCCGCAGGCCGCACTGCGCTGCGCGGCCGACCTGCGTCGCGTGATGGAACGACGTGAAGCAGTGGTGGTCCGCCGGGCGCGCGTGTCGGGGCTCGCGTGGGCGGAGATCGCTGCATGTCTGGGCGTGTCGAAGCAGGCTGTCCATCGTAAGTACGCCGGCTCGCGCCTGGCGGGTGGCCACTCGTGA
- a CDS encoding helix-turn-helix transcriptional regulator: MADPSCVSSVAQQHVLDATVELLAVRRGALAELERGTESDDVHLVTGSARLNAWMMGTARGWRHLLSTRPFTSADHLALSLPNNRLCVGRGLEMVSVFDHRGTDAAARTMLAAEGAPYLYSQAPIQMRLVDQREVYLHGPTRNGEESILRLRGRPAVDAARVYWDAVRSRARPCRGKPAEPELTERQRLVLDLLRHDLADERIAARLDLSVRTVRATIAAAMVALDVRSRFSAGYAYALLESEKGSVE, from the coding sequence GTGGCCGATCCATCGTGCGTCAGCAGCGTCGCGCAGCAGCATGTGCTCGACGCGACCGTCGAGCTGCTGGCGGTGCGGCGCGGTGCCCTGGCCGAGCTCGAGCGCGGTACCGAGTCCGACGACGTGCACCTGGTGACCGGGTCGGCTCGGCTCAACGCCTGGATGATGGGCACCGCCCGGGGGTGGCGGCACCTGTTGTCGACTCGGCCGTTCACCTCGGCGGATCATCTGGCGCTCAGCCTTCCCAACAACCGGCTGTGCGTCGGGCGTGGTCTGGAGATGGTCAGCGTCTTCGACCATCGCGGCACCGACGCGGCAGCGCGCACGATGCTGGCGGCCGAGGGGGCGCCGTACCTCTACTCGCAGGCGCCGATCCAGATGCGCCTGGTCGATCAACGCGAGGTCTACCTGCACGGGCCGACGCGCAACGGTGAGGAGTCCATCCTCCGGCTGCGCGGCCGGCCGGCGGTGGACGCCGCCCGCGTCTACTGGGACGCCGTGCGCAGCCGTGCCCGGCCGTGTCGTGGAAAGCCGGCCGAGCCGGAGCTGACCGAGCGGCAACGGCTCGTGCTCGATCTGCTGCGCCACGACCTGGCCGACGAGCGCATCGCCGCCAGGCTCGACCTCAGTGTGCGCACCGTCCGCGCCACCATTGCCGCCGCCATGGTCGCTCTCGACGTCCGCTCGCGTTTCTCGGCCGGTTACGCCTACGCACTGTTGGAATCGGAGAAGGGATCAGTCGAATGA
- a CDS encoding LysR family transcriptional regulator — MDPNPLELRHLRALVAVTEEGTFTAAAARLGISQPALSRTVVALEALLEGQLVTRTTRSVALTDVGVRTYRAAVAALAAVDDVAAAAGRQPRPLRLGYAWSALGRHTGEVMRRWRSDYPQVPLEVHRVDHADGGLDRGIADVAVVRGEFERSDRVTQLLFREPRMAVLPVGHRLAAQESILLGELRDETVVITHYGITRLDLWPPSERPRVALTVDNTDDWLTEIAGGLGIGVTGESTASQHAHPGVTFVPIDDAERLAVHLAWPVRPTHPATAEFAELVTRVVTSR, encoded by the coding sequence ATGGATCCGAACCCCCTCGAGCTCCGTCACCTGCGGGCATTGGTGGCAGTGACCGAGGAGGGGACGTTCACCGCTGCCGCCGCCCGTCTCGGCATCTCGCAGCCGGCGCTCTCACGGACCGTCGTCGCGCTCGAGGCCTTGCTGGAAGGGCAGTTGGTGACGCGCACGACTCGTTCCGTGGCGCTGACCGATGTCGGCGTGCGCACCTACCGGGCTGCGGTGGCCGCGCTCGCCGCCGTCGACGACGTGGCGGCGGCCGCCGGCCGCCAACCGCGCCCGCTGCGGCTCGGTTATGCGTGGTCGGCGCTCGGCCGACACACCGGCGAGGTGATGCGTCGGTGGCGCAGCGACTACCCGCAGGTTCCGCTCGAGGTCCATCGCGTCGATCACGCGGACGGCGGGCTGGACCGCGGCATCGCCGACGTCGCGGTGGTCCGTGGCGAGTTCGAACGATCCGACCGCGTCACCCAGTTGCTCTTTCGGGAGCCCCGGATGGCGGTCCTGCCCGTCGGCCACCGGTTGGCCGCGCAGGAATCGATCCTGCTCGGCGAGCTGCGCGACGAGACCGTCGTGATCACCCACTACGGCATCACCCGGCTCGACCTCTGGCCGCCTAGCGAGCGGCCGCGTGTCGCGCTGACCGTCGACAACACCGACGACTGGCTCACCGAGATCGCCGGCGGACTCGGCATCGGCGTGACGGGGGAGTCGACGGCGTCCCAGCACGCGCACCCCGGTGTGACCTTCGTGCCGATCGACGATGCCGAGCGGCTCGCCGTGCACCTTGCCTGGCCCGTACGGCCCACCCACCCCGCCACCGCCGAGTTCGCCGAGCTGGTGACCCGGGTGGTCACCAGCCGCTGA
- a CDS encoding HAD family hydrolase, giving the protein MADTAIFDVDGTLVDTNYQHALAWQRAFRRYDVSRPLWRIHRAIGMGGDNLVPDVAGQDVEQEHGDDLRDAWVEEFDRLLGDIEPFEGAHELLQEVKDRGFKLVLASSGKAKHVDVFLDLVDGKSLADAWTTSEDAETSKPEPDLVSTALAKVEGAAGIMIGDSTWDVVAASKLKIPTIAVRSGGYSVGELHEAGAVQVFQSLVEFRAAIEGTPLARATS; this is encoded by the coding sequence ATGGCTGACACCGCGATCTTCGACGTCGACGGCACGCTGGTCGACACCAACTACCAGCACGCCCTGGCGTGGCAGCGGGCGTTCCGTCGCTACGACGTCTCCCGACCCCTCTGGCGCATCCACCGCGCGATCGGCATGGGCGGCGACAACCTCGTCCCCGACGTCGCCGGCCAGGACGTGGAGCAGGAGCACGGGGACGACCTGCGCGACGCCTGGGTCGAGGAGTTCGACCGATTGCTCGGCGACATCGAGCCGTTCGAGGGCGCGCACGAGCTGCTGCAGGAGGTCAAGGACCGCGGTTTCAAGCTGGTGCTCGCGAGTTCGGGCAAGGCCAAGCACGTCGACGTGTTCCTCGACCTCGTCGACGGCAAGTCGCTCGCCGACGCGTGGACCACGTCCGAGGACGCCGAGACGAGCAAGCCCGAGCCTGATCTCGTCTCCACGGCGCTCGCCAAGGTCGAGGGTGCGGCCGGCATCATGATCGGCGACTCGACCTGGGACGTCGTCGCCGCGAGCAAGCTCAAGATCCCTACCATCGCCGTACGCAGCGGCGGCTACTCCGTCGGCGAGCTCCACGAGGCGGGCGCGGTCCAGGTGTTCCAGTCGCTCGTCGAGTTCCGCGCCGCCATCGAGGGCACGCCGCTGGCCCGCGCGACGTCGTGA
- a CDS encoding DUF998 domain-containing protein has translation MTGWRRWALRGGAGAGPIFLIISTVDGATRDGYSARRHPVSSLVLGTRKSVQTANFAVTGTLCLAGAAGLRHSARRPNAVSLVAITAASAGIFLASLFATDPVNGYPPGTRMPVDQRPKSGIAHDAVSIPTFLGLPVAAASHSMASARQGNGAWAVGSGVVSVTMLASLAAATAGFSGSQRWSASAGYWQRLCVADGLLWLGAVMARALRPT, from the coding sequence GTGACGGGCTGGCGGCGGTGGGCCCTCAGAGGTGGTGCCGGAGCCGGGCCGATCTTCTTGATCATCTCGACGGTCGACGGGGCGACCCGCGACGGGTACAGCGCGCGACGGCACCCCGTGAGCTCGTTGGTGCTCGGAACCCGCAAGAGCGTGCAGACTGCGAATTTCGCCGTGACCGGCACTCTCTGTCTGGCCGGTGCGGCAGGGCTTCGCCATTCCGCGCGAAGGCCGAACGCAGTCAGTCTGGTAGCGATCACGGCGGCGTCGGCGGGGATCTTCCTTGCGTCCCTGTTCGCGACCGACCCGGTCAACGGATATCCGCCCGGCACTCGGATGCCGGTCGATCAGCGCCCCAAGTCCGGAATAGCCCACGACGCCGTGTCGATCCCCACGTTCCTCGGGCTCCCGGTCGCAGCCGCATCGCACTCGATGGCGAGCGCGCGACAAGGCAACGGAGCCTGGGCGGTGGGTAGCGGCGTCGTGAGCGTGACCATGCTCGCGAGTCTCGCGGCAGCGACAGCCGGATTCAGTGGATCGCAGCGGTGGTCCGCGTCCGCTGGTTACTGGCAGCGCCTCTGCGTCGCCGATGGCCTGCTGTGGCTCGGTGCTGTCATGGCTCGCGCTCTGCGCCCGACCTAG
- a CDS encoding YdeI/OmpD-associated family protein — MGSELPPLTVADAAAWRAWLHEHHGEHGGVWLTLGKKGATGPTSLTYGQALEEALCHGWIDGQVRGGDERSYRQRFTPRTARSGWSKRNTTIAEELIAQGRMHPAGLAAIERAKDDGRWAAAYAGAATITVPPDLEAALAANPAARQLFETLTGQNRYAVLYRIETAKRADTRRRRIEQFVAMLERGDTVYPQRSRPPG, encoded by the coding sequence ATGGGAAGCGAGCTACCGCCCCTGACCGTCGCCGACGCCGCGGCGTGGCGAGCGTGGCTGCACGAGCACCACGGTGAGCACGGCGGCGTGTGGCTGACGCTCGGCAAGAAGGGCGCGACCGGGCCCACCAGCCTCACCTACGGTCAGGCGCTGGAAGAGGCGCTGTGCCACGGCTGGATAGACGGGCAGGTCCGCGGCGGCGACGAGCGCAGCTACCGGCAGCGGTTCACGCCGCGCACCGCGCGCAGTGGGTGGTCGAAGCGCAACACCACCATCGCCGAGGAGCTGATCGCGCAGGGGCGCATGCACCCGGCCGGCCTGGCCGCGATCGAGCGGGCCAAGGACGACGGCCGCTGGGCGGCCGCCTACGCCGGCGCGGCCACCATCACCGTGCCGCCCGACCTCGAGGCGGCGCTCGCCGCGAATCCTGCCGCACGGCAGCTGTTCGAGACCCTCACCGGTCAGAACCGTTACGCCGTCCTGTACCGCATCGAGACCGCCAAGCGGGCCGACACGCGTCGCCGGCGCATCGAGCAGTTCGTCGCCATGCTCGAACGCGGCGACACCGTCTACCCGCAGCGCAGCCGACCACCCGGCTGA
- a CDS encoding VOC family protein, whose protein sequence is MRVIRVTADLAVPDLDEATAFYADFLGLDREDLGLDWVTRFVVPSSGEHVQLLTRDATGPQNPLLTVKVDDVDEAYAAARRHGYEIVHPLTTEAWGIRRFFVRAPGGVVLNIAQHHDPNE, encoded by the coding sequence ATGCGGGTCATTCGGGTGACGGCCGATCTCGCGGTGCCCGACCTGGACGAGGCCACCGCCTTCTACGCCGACTTCCTCGGCCTCGACCGCGAGGACCTCGGACTGGACTGGGTCACGAGATTCGTCGTGCCCTCGTCGGGCGAGCACGTCCAGCTGCTGACGCGAGACGCGACCGGCCCGCAGAACCCGCTGCTCACCGTGAAGGTCGACGACGTGGACGAGGCCTATGCCGCCGCCCGACGCCACGGCTACGAGATCGTCCACCCGCTGACGACCGAGGCGTGGGGGATCCGTCGCTTCTTCGTCCGGGCGCCCGGTGGCGTGGTGCTGAACATCGCCCAGCACCACGACCCGAACGAGTGA
- a CDS encoding PhoH family protein — protein MTAVQPDSGLRTFVLDTSVLLSDPGALGRFAEHDVVLPLVVISELEGKRHHPELGWFARQTLRVLDELRITHGRLDAPVPIGDAGGTLHVELNHSDLSTLPAGFRVDSNDSRILAVSLNLAAEGRNVTLVTKDMPLRVKAASVGLDSDEYRLHPVADATGYTGIRELDVSAAAVDELYDGEPIELAGSVDFAEVADEPCHSGLVLHSAKGSALARITPDKHVRLVRGDREAFGLRGRSAEQRIALDLLLDPEVGIVSLGGRAGTGKSALALCAGLESVLERRAHKRVVVFRPLYAVGGQDLGYLPGSENEKMAPWAQAVFDTLGALVSGDVMDEVMDRGMLEVLPLTHIRGRSLHDSFVIVDEAQSLERNVLLTVLSRIGAGSRVVLTHDVAQRDNLRVGRHDGVAAVIEALRGHPLFAHVTLTRSERSPIAALVTEMLEDLPL, from the coding sequence GTGACTGCTGTCCAGCCCGACTCCGGCCTGCGCACCTTCGTCCTCGACACCTCGGTCCTGCTCTCCGACCCCGGCGCATTGGGGCGTTTCGCCGAGCACGACGTGGTCCTGCCGCTGGTCGTCATCAGCGAGCTCGAGGGCAAGCGGCACCACCCGGAACTCGGCTGGTTCGCCCGGCAGACGCTGCGGGTGCTCGACGAGCTGCGCATCACGCACGGCCGGCTCGACGCGCCGGTGCCGATCGGCGATGCCGGCGGGACGCTGCACGTCGAGCTGAACCACTCCGACCTCTCGACGTTGCCCGCGGGCTTCCGCGTCGACAGCAACGACTCGCGCATCCTGGCCGTCTCGTTGAACCTCGCCGCCGAGGGCCGCAACGTCACCCTCGTCACCAAGGACATGCCGCTGCGCGTCAAGGCGGCGTCGGTGGGCCTGGACAGCGACGAGTACCGGCTGCACCCGGTCGCCGACGCGACCGGCTACACCGGCATCCGGGAGCTCGACGTCTCCGCGGCGGCCGTCGACGAGCTCTACGACGGCGAGCCGATCGAGCTCGCCGGCTCCGTCGACTTCGCCGAGGTCGCCGACGAGCCGTGCCACTCCGGCCTGGTGCTGCACTCGGCAAAGGGCTCCGCGCTCGCGCGGATCACGCCGGACAAGCACGTCCGGCTCGTCCGCGGCGACCGCGAGGCGTTCGGGCTGCGTGGCCGCTCGGCCGAGCAGCGCATCGCGCTGGACCTGCTGCTCGACCCGGAGGTCGGCATCGTGTCCCTCGGCGGCCGCGCGGGCACCGGCAAGTCCGCGCTCGCACTGTGCGCCGGCCTCGAGTCGGTGCTGGAGCGGCGCGCGCACAAGCGGGTCGTGGTGTTCCGGCCGCTCTACGCCGTCGGGGGGCAGGACCTCGGTTACCTGCCGGGCTCGGAGAACGAGAAGATGGCGCCCTGGGCGCAGGCGGTGTTCGACACGCTCGGCGCGCTCGTCTCCGGGGACGTGATGGACGAGGTCATGGACCGCGGCATGCTCGAGGTGCTGCCGCTCACGCACATCCGGGGGCGGTCGCTGCACGACTCGTTCGTCATCGTCGACGAGGCGCAGTCGCTGGAGCGCAACGTGCTGCTGACGGTGCTCTCGCGCATCGGGGCGGGGTCGCGAGTCGTCCTCACCCACGACGTCGCCCAGCGCGACAACCTGCGCGTCGGGCGTCACGACGGTGTCGCCGCGGTGATCGAGGCGCTGCGCGGTCACCCGCTCTTCGCGCACGTCACCCTGACCCGTTCGGAGCGGTCGCCCATCGCCGCGCTCGTCACCGAGATGCTGGAGGACCTGCCGCTCTGA
- a CDS encoding NADP-dependent oxidoreductase yields MPDSSGTPTPATGRTVQFESFGGPDALRLNDVPAPQAVAEQLRVRVTAAGLNPMDWFMTSDAETATRFGLSLPCGFGTDYAGVVDQVGPGVTDFAVGDRVFGGAMSRAVADYVLVEQAGAIATAGDVHRTPDGLDDRTAAVLTIAGCTASAALAVVGAGPDDTVLVGGAGGGVGVFVVQLARLAGARVIGTGSASSADVLRALGAEPVAYGEGMPDRVRAVAPQGVTAAIDLFGADTALAARQLGVRDERITTIAGRIDGITPANGADAAPGALDRIARLVAAGRLRVPIAATFPVERIREAVELQAARHVHGKVVIDLAGE; encoded by the coding sequence ATGCCCGACTCGTCAGGAACCCCGACACCGGCCACCGGAAGGACGGTGCAGTTCGAGTCGTTCGGGGGTCCGGACGCCCTGCGCCTGAACGACGTCCCCGCCCCGCAGGCCGTCGCCGAGCAGCTGCGCGTGAGGGTCACCGCGGCCGGGCTGAATCCGATGGACTGGTTCATGACCTCGGACGCGGAGACCGCGACGCGCTTCGGGTTGAGCCTGCCCTGCGGCTTCGGCACCGACTACGCCGGCGTCGTGGATCAGGTCGGTCCGGGCGTGACCGACTTCGCGGTCGGCGATCGCGTGTTCGGCGGCGCCATGTCCCGCGCCGTCGCCGACTACGTCCTGGTGGAGCAGGCAGGAGCCATCGCGACGGCCGGGGACGTGCACCGCACCCCCGACGGCCTGGACGACCGGACCGCCGCCGTGCTGACCATCGCGGGGTGCACGGCGTCCGCCGCCCTGGCCGTCGTCGGGGCGGGGCCGGATGACACGGTGCTCGTCGGTGGTGCCGGCGGCGGTGTCGGCGTCTTCGTCGTCCAGCTCGCGCGCCTCGCCGGGGCGCGGGTGATCGGCACCGGATCGGCGTCCTCGGCGGACGTGTTGCGGGCGTTGGGAGCCGAACCGGTCGCCTACGGCGAGGGCATGCCGGATCGCGTTCGCGCCGTGGCGCCCCAGGGCGTCACCGCGGCGATCGACCTCTTCGGCGCCGACACCGCGCTGGCGGCTCGGCAGTTGGGCGTCCGGGACGAGCGCATCACGACCATCGCCGGGAGGATCGACGGGATCACGCCGGCCAACGGCGCCGACGCCGCCCCCGGTGCGCTCGACCGGATCGCTCGGCTGGTCGCCGCGGGCCGGCTCCGCGTGCCCATCGCCGCCACCTTCCCGGTCGAGCGGATCCGGGAGGCGGTCGAGCTGCAGGCCGCCCGGCACGTGCACGGCAAGGTCGTCATCGACCTCGCCGGCGAGTAG
- a CDS encoding VOC family protein → MQLEQVALIVEDYDRAIDFFVDVLGFDLVEDSPALTNDGRAKRWVVVRPPGSRTALLLARADGDRQARAVGEQFAGRVGFFLRVEDFADSYARLRRAGVEFVSEPRHEPYGDVVVFRDIAGNRWDLLGPEPER, encoded by the coding sequence ATGCAGCTCGAGCAGGTCGCCCTGATCGTCGAGGACTACGACCGGGCCATCGACTTCTTCGTCGACGTCCTCGGCTTCGACCTCGTCGAGGACTCGCCGGCGCTGACGAACGACGGACGGGCGAAGCGCTGGGTCGTCGTCCGGCCTCCCGGCTCGCGGACTGCGCTGCTGCTCGCCCGGGCCGACGGCGACCGGCAGGCCCGCGCCGTCGGCGAGCAGTTCGCCGGCCGTGTCGGGTTCTTCCTGCGCGTCGAGGACTTCGCGGACAGCTACGCACGCCTGCGTCGAGCGGGCGTCGAGTTCGTCAGCGAGCCGCGGCACGAACCGTACGGCGACGTCGTGGTGTTCCGCGACATCGCCGGGAACCGGTGGGACCTGCTGGGCCCGGAGCCCGAGCGATGA